In the genome of Lathyrus oleraceus cultivar Zhongwan6 chromosome 4, CAAS_Psat_ZW6_1.0, whole genome shotgun sequence, the window AGGGGACAAATTGAGGCCACATCTAAGATGCTCTGCAATTTGGGTAATCATACCCCCGACGGAAATGCCTCTGGTCGGTGCACGAGTAACTTTGCCCAAATAATTAGCCGCGAATGCAGCAACATTAATTATCTCATTATTTACCATCGCATGTAGGAAAAATAATTCCCTCATAGTGGCCACCCCGGTACTATCGCCTCGACCAAAAAGAGTGTATGCAAGGCCTTTTGGAGCATACCAGAAGCAGGGGTTTTGAAACACTGATGCCTTGGTGGTTGCAGAATCGTACCTTGGACTACTTGTAATGTCAAACCAAAAATGTTTCACCGGGAAGTCATCTGGAACATCTCTAGGCCCTTAGATGGGCAATTTTAGGATGTTTCCGAGTTCCTCAACAGATAACTCATGATTTTCATTAAAAAGGCAAATTTGAGGGTACCAGAGTAGTACCTCACATTTCCAAGCCATTTTCTCGGCAGCTGAAAATCAAGAGTGCTAAGAAATtcaagagtaatttgctcaaAAGTTGGTGCTTCAAATGTATAAACTCTAATAATCCTATCACATGAAACATCCGATCAACCTCAGATTTCAAACCTAAATCAGTTAAAGTTCATTCACACATATACCTGGTTGGCGTGATTTTTCGTTAAGCGAGTATCAAATACCTTTTTGCTTGAACCTCGTCTTCAAATACAATATTGTGAGGATTAGATGTACGGGTACTGCACTTCCGTGTTCTTGAGGATTCAACTACATTTGTTATCTTGGGAGGCATGTTGAAAATTGACAATTCTAAATGTGAGCTTTGGAGAATTTAGTACCCGAAATAATAATGAGGAGGGAATTTTACGAAGGTTTTATGAAGGCTGCTTGAGGTTTTGAGTGGTTATATGGATAAAGGTGGGAGCTTTAGGTGGTGGTGATAATGGACTTCTTGGTAATTCTTGAGAGAAAAGTGGAGGTAAGAGATGAATATGGAGGGATTGGATGGAGAGAGAAAATTTTAATGGTAATGATTTGTGATTTAATTGGGGGTTAAATGGATTTGATGAGATATGATGAGAGTTTATTGGGTAATGCATGATAAGTGGGTCCAAGGTGAGAGAAGTTTGAGAGTTGAATTAAATTCAAAAGTTTTCTTGAAAAATCTGACTTTTCCCCCGCATGCCTGCTACGGGCCGTAGCAActgctacggccacccgtagcaaTTGCTACGGCCACCCATAGTAGGTTTCTGTCTTGCCAAATATTTTCCTGGTCTAGCATGCTATGGGCCGTAGCATATGCTACAAGCGCCCATAATAGGTTTCTGTTTAAACCAGAATTTTGAGGGTCTCGTCTACCACGGGTCGTAGCATCTGTTATAGGCGCCTATAGTGGGTTTCTGTTTTCCTTACTTCTTAGTGGTTTTTCAAGAGTTCTGATATGCTATGGGTGCCCGTAGTAGGTTTTTGATTCTTCCTTCAAATCTTATTTTTCTTTACTGTATGATTATTTATTTCGGGTACCATTCTCTGTATCGACTTTTCTTCAATTGAATGTATCTTCTTCTACCTCCCCGTGTTAATAGACTGTATATCACCTGACTAAAAAAACAAATAACAAAAATGAAATAACTAAGTAAGTAAAatcgtgggttgcctcccacataacgcttcgtttaacgtcgcatggctcgacaGTTCACCATACTATCCGTGTAGACGAACATTCTCTACCATGCCAATTCCTTGTCCTTAGTGATACGACTTCACTATCTTTCTTATGGATTTTGGAATGGAATAGGAGATTTTCCATTTGGATTTTCTAATGGTGGTGGTATCAGTTGAGAAGGCCTTCTTGAGACTTTTTCTGATGTTGGCATGTTACTTTGGCCTTGAACATCTGTCCTGATCATGCCTACTTGATAGTGATTTTCTTTTTCTACCTCTAGTTTCCTGTTTTCAATAACATTCAAggttatttcatcatcataaaatTTTAAAGTTAGTGTATCCTGGTCTATGTCGAAATTGCATCGACTTGTTCGCATGAATGGTCAACCAAGAATGATAGGTGCCTCTTTATCCTCAGGTATGTCTATAAtcacaaaatcaacaggaaaactAAATTGCTATATTGTCACCAGTACGTCCTCTGCTATCCCATATGCATTCTTTATGAAGTGATCTGCAAATTTCATATTTGTCTTTATATCACTAACATTTCCAATACCAAGCCTTTGATAGATTGGCAATGGCATCAGACTCACATTGGCTCCTGAATCAATTAGTGCCTTCTTGAAAATTTTGTCTTTTATAGTGCATGGGACTGTGACAACTCCAGGATCCTTCTGCTCGTTTGGGATTCTCCTACCTGGTGATATTTCACTACATTTTTCATTCAAGGCTACCAACCCATCTCCTATTGGTCTCTTTTTAGCGACTACCTCTTTCATGATTTTTTTGTACATGGGCATTTGCTCGAGTGCTTAAAAGAAATGCATATTGCTCTCTATCTTTCTGAACAGTATGATGAATTTCTCAAAGTCTGTCTCTTTTGGATCCTTCTTTGTCATCTCTGAGGGTAGGGTAACTTAATAATTGGTTTAGCCTTTTTTTTTGTCTTCGGTTGGCTTTACTGGTGGTataacttcttcttcttcttccttattttCCCTCACTTCCAGGTCTACTTCTATGACATGATTACCTTTTGTTGCCTTATCTCCTTCATCTTTAGTAACTTTCTGACTTCTTATCGTGCcaacattaacattctcatgattTCTTGGATTTTGTACTATTGCACTTGGTAGGGAACCTTGTGCTCGAGAACCTGCTATTTATTGTGTTATCTGACCCATCTAAACTTCAATATTTTTGATAGAGGCAGTAGTGTCCCTCTGATTAtttcttgtttcttcttggaactAGGAATTTTGAGTTGTCATTTTTCAATGGCTATTTCCCAATCTGATTTCTTAGGAGCTTGTTGTTGGTATTATTGTGGTTGGTTCTGATAATGAATGGGACCCTGCTTGTGAAGATTCCCTTGCTAATATTTCcaggagaaatttggatgattcttctagcctggattataagtgttagaataagggttgttctgcttcagaaattttatctcttcaatttgttgtCCGGTTACAACACATTATACAGTCAAATGAGGTCCGCCACAGATTTCGCAACTAACATTACGGGTCGGCTGGATTTGAGCTGCCTGTGGTGTACCAATGTTCATTGCTTTAAGTTTCTTTTCAACTTCTGCAACAACTGTGTCTTCTATCCTTATCttatttgtttcaagcttcaTATTAATAACCCCTTCAAATTTGCTTGAACACCTATCATACAACTCTAAATGCTCATTTGCATCTATTGCCACAATGATCTTTTTAATACCTATGGCTGTTGAAAAGTTTGATGAGCCACCAGTTGCTGTATCAATCAATTGTTTCGTCTTTAATCAGAGACTATTGACAAACATCCGCATTTTCTCCGTCTAATCCAAGTTGTGTGTCAGGCAAGCAACAAGTAACCTCTTGAATCTCTTGTATGAATCACCAAGTGATTCACCTTCTTTTTGTTTGAAGTTCATGATGTCGTATCTTTTCTTGAGGAAAACTGAagctggaaaatactcattcagaAAAGCTATTTCCATTTGTTCCCACGTGGTAATACTTCCATCAGGTAATGAGTAAAACCATTCTTCTGCGTCTTCAGATAGGATAAAAGGAAACATTTGTAACTTCTTTGCTTCTTCAGTGTGCCCATATATCTTCAGAGTGGTCCTCATGGTCAGAAACCTTTGTAAATGTTTATTTTCATCTTCATTGATTTTCCCCGAAAAAGGTCCCCTCTCAAGTTGGTTAATAGTGTCAGAATGCAGCTAAAAATTAGGCACACTCATCGGTTGGTTCACAATTGTCAGCGTACCACCCGGTGCATTTGTCATCCCATAGTCCCCTAATAATATTTCCGATGGTGGTGGATTTTCACCCATCGTTTTGACCTCTCTTTCTGACTCTGAATCTGAGCTTGAATGAATAGGGGTTTTCTCTTTGTCTGATTCCAGTCTTGCTAGTCTAGATTGTCTGAGTCTTGCACGCAAAGTTCTTTCGTTTTATGTGTTAAAAGGAAAATAAGTTGATGTCTTACCTCAAATAAAAATATTAGAAATAGATTAATAGATAAAGATCGAAATAAATGAAATGGcagaaattaaattttaattgcagagcaacaaaattttaactGAACTAAATTgaactctatattttggcagtcaccggcaacgacgccaaaaacttgattgaaaaatagcaagtgtattatttttCCTTTGTAGTAATACTGAGAAAAGTTCCTCAAATGTCGATCTCAAAGACTGCTTATAAATATTGAGTTCTAATTATGTTTTAATTAAACAAAAACTAATGTTTGGAATTTTTTATGCGTATGTATAAAAATAATTGTGAATAAAATAAATAGTGTGGGGAACGGTTTTTGACAGATATGAGTAATATGCTAGGGAATGTGTGTGATTTCTTCTtataacaactctgagtcactattgcaacaacaaatatcaattaagTAATATCAACTAATTAATACCAGTTCTTAAGGGCGTTTTCTCCTAATGTCTTAGTGAGAAAAACTTTAATAATTCATACCTAATCTCTATGTCTATAGAAATTAACCGGTGAAATTATGAATTATTATATCAAGAACAAATTGGTTTctacagggtatccctagtcctaggtaaTATCTACTATAGAATAATCTCATGAAAGCATTACCAATGGAGGTCAAACCTAATTGATAATCATATAACAATCTCAACTGTtctgaaagagaaagcattaagaacatcacgagaataaattaattatgaaaaataatattGTTATTGCAAATATAAACCCAAAGTCATTACAGATTCAAATCAGAGACACCGTCTAGCATTGAGGGGTTTAGCTACTTGTAGTATTCAAGGAAaccaaaagataaaatatagACATTACAAGTATTCAGATGAAATTTGATCTTCAATTGCTCACACTCATGAAAATCTCGTCTCCCCAAAAACCTTATTTTCTCCAATTCTGAATCGTGTGATTTTTTGCTTCCTAAAAAGTTTGTGTCCTTGTCTTGTCTGAAAAACTCCCTTAAATAGAAAAGTTCTCCTCTCTCCTTTTTCTCCTCAAACAGATCAATAACATCAGGTTTCCAATTGACCAAAACGCCATTCACTTAAGATTAACAAAACAAAGACATGATTGGTTTTTTTGCACGCATGCCTCCTACGGCCCGTAGTcggtgctacgggtggccgtagcaggTCTCTATTTTTGATGATCCTGTCCAGGCCCTCTGCTACGGCCCGTAGAAGGTGATACAGGTGACCTTAGTAGGCTACTGTCTTCTGTGAAATCTGAGCTTTTACCCAGACCTTCTACTGCGCCCGTAGCAGATGCTACGGGTGGTTGTAGTGTGCCCCTGTTTGGGTGGACTTTGTAATTTGGTTCATGGCTCCCTGCTACGGCCCGTTGTAGGTGCTATGAGTGGTCGTCGCAAGCCTACTGGAACATGGGAACACTTTTCCGATTCTTTGCGCTTCTCCTTGGTTTCAGCATTCGATCGTACTTGAATACCTGTTTGAACTTGAAAAAAAGTAAAGGCACACAACCAAATTGTAACATGCGAAAGATAGAAATAACAgttaaaaatgataaaaacaattaaatcaacTATCGGTACAAGAAATTGACTCAAAAGACCACTAACTAAGAACAAAGTCCTGCAGTTTACCTGGATTTTTACTGAATAAGTGACAAAACATATAGCATAAATGGTGAATGATCACTTGGGATTGAAACAAACATGTTGCTCTATTTAAAGGGAAGTGATTGTTGATCTCATACGTGCCAAATGATTCtcaattcgtgcaaaacgaatttgctcatgatgtgagaaaagtgtgacttgcaaaACCATCAAAGCACAGCCAAATCATCCATTTTATGAGTCATTTAACTTCTTGagacttgattaaacatgtttaggtccacAACGCGTGGTAAATTGGCTTGTAATTAAGGATAACTGAAGTTCAAAATTCTGATCATGatgatttcttcagttccaagtcaccatgtttaactcaatggggcatcttgctcaagaggctttttgatcccattcttcttgAAATTTGTTGACATCATATGAAAGATCACAAtatgccaagaaaggttgcatttggatgcttgagcacaaatttatggcatgttgaagttggcacaAAAATCTGGTAATGCAACTTGG includes:
- the LOC127135897 gene encoding uncharacterized protein LOC127135897, which translates into the protein MKEVVAKKRPIGDGLVALNEKCSEISPGRRIPNEQKDPGVVTVPCTIKDKIFKKALIDSGANVSLMPLPIYQRLGIGNVSDIKTNMKFADHFIKNAYGIAEDVLSGDIQSINTGR